Part of the Citrus sinensis cultivar Valencia sweet orange chromosome 2, DVS_A1.0, whole genome shotgun sequence genome, ATGAACAGTGGACTAATGCTATAGCAGTTGACAAGGAAGAGTGTAGTTACAGTTGTTAGACACAGACAGGTACCGACATCCATTATCACTATCTGAGAAATTTCAACGAAGGTTAAAACTATTATCCATGAGAgtgaaaaacaagaaaacttATTGAATCATGAAAAAGCCATTaagcaattaatttatttcttatcctgctatgaaaatgaaagcgTACGTTTTCTGAAAACGACTTTCCATTTCCCTCCACATGCCTTTGATGTACACGCACATAATGCAACAAGAAAGAAGCCTCAAATCTTCAAGGACTTTTACTTTTCACCATCTTTTGAGTTAGTGGGATTGCTAGATTATATCAGTAGAAATGTAAAGTCCGGTTTGATTTTTAACTTTGAAGTGTCAGAATTTATCAGTACTGAAAGCTAGCTAGATGAATGTATATTTCCAGTTCTCGTTGTTTCTTATCAAAAGTATAATCATTGTCTTGCCAGAAAAATTGTGCATTGATTCACTTAGAGAGTTGTTGAGGTGTCATAAAGATTATGCAGCTATTCATCTAATCTTTCACTTGAGTAAATACCTTATGTGATTGGTTGTTAAAGTTACGGAAAAACTATTAAAACATAGTTTAATAgcataatattaattattacattattaaactttataatttaataattttactggATTTGTTAAATCTGATAAAGTCTAAAAAAGTCGTTAAGTTACATgatttaatagtataatggtcaaaaaaaattattaagtgatatgatttaatagagcaataaaattataatatatatagcaTAACTAAATTACAGCGCTTCAAAGTCACCTCTAACACACTGTGGTGCATAAATCTTAtacttttacatttcaagtaaaatttaatcacaTGCAACATCATGAACATGCAAAAATGATGATGCAACCTTTAATAACAAATTCTTCTTGCATTACAATGAAGGGTAACATTGcatgaataattaaaacaataacatGCTAAGACTAGCATCACTTTCCAAGGTACCAGCTAATGTGGGCTCCGAAATAGAATGCAAGAAAGTGATTTGATTGGATTTGACAGTATTTTAAAGGCTAGCTGTCTAGTCTAAAAAGGGGCTATGATTTCTGAGTGGGCCAAAAATCGGTGCTTTGTGatcaaaataattgttatgtTGTAGGTAACAGCAAAGGGGTTTCACTGCAAAATTTCCGTGCGATTGTCGTTGGAGCAGAAAGCTAGCTGAGAATATTAGGTATCAATTAATAGTTGAATTCATAAATAACCACAGTAACAGACgcaaaaatttttaacaaggTGTTCCCATGGCAGCAAGCAATGCATCAAGGAATTAGGCGTTGAAACTGCATTTTGATTCCTGCTTatgcatatatataacaaatgGCAAAATGCAAGCATAAGTCACACATCAAAGGTTGGGTAGAGACTTGAGAGAACTTTATGCATTGTGGCAACAGTTGCCAGATAGTGTTGAAAACGGTCTCCCTTTTGTTTCTGGTGTAACAGTTGTTAATTGGAGTAAATATAATTGGCtttcaaagttaaaaaaataaaaatagtttgaaataattagtagtaattattatatatcGCATTAAAGGAATGCTAAAAGTCATATGAGTACATAAAAGATCACTACCCATAGGATGTAAATCACATCATTTTTCACACATTTCAAAAcgatttcaaatttcttgtgtAAACCAATAAGAAagattaatttgtttcttacatatttaaaattaggTGTCCAACCTATGATATACATAAATATCTAAGTTGTAAAAAACCAAAGTCGGTGTAGGAGGTCTCAACAGGTTCCTTAGTAAATTATGTGCctctaataaattataaaaatacctaTATCATAACAAGAAGATGAGAATATGAATAAGTATGATTTCCTGATAATATGTTGTAAGGACAAGAATTGGAGTAAACAAAATGATTCTTAGGATCAGAGAAacactttataaaaaaatatctaatagCAATTAAGTACTTTAGTGACCATATATGTACGTATTCAGTCTcaataaataatgatataacAGAGATGAAATGTGTGGAAGTAACAGGTCAAGACTCGAGATTCAACCCACAGtagcaataaataaattaaaaatcaagacAATAATCTCACATAAACATTCTACAAAATCTCCattaaatattgataaaaatcataaatctcAGCAACTCCAAGCACAAGGCAGCCGGCTACCCTGCCTTGGTGGGGGCTCTATCACCCGCATTTCGCCCGCCTAAGCAACGACTCTTTTTTCTTGGGTTGATGTTGTGAAACATAGGCAACTGAGAGTGGGGACAACCAACTGTCCTTCGACGCGTGTCCCTCTGAAAACGACTGTTCACACGCCAAGGAGACAGCCGGAGATGAGGCCGGGATGGGACCTTCCCATTAAGTCAACGGCTCTCTTTTTGTGTGACATGGCCTCAACGTCACCAATTGGATTTACTCTCCCCTTCACTTGCATAAAAAATTGACCCACATGCAAATGCATTACATAAAATCGCTATATAGGTTATATTTCAAACGTTTTGGTTCTCAAGAAACTACCACTACTACTTGACTAGTTAAGTTCATTTTCATCACATGTAAAATGGTGAATTAGAGCATTTGGATTTTCCAACAGTACTCTTCTTTGTCTCACACATTCAAGCACACTTATAAGCATATATTATATGTGACCTTATTTCCAGCATTATTAGTTGATGATGATCGATCATCATATCATTGATATTTTTGATAcgcaacaaattaattaacttacaTACAGAAAACTAAAAACTAAACTTTAATATTGGATGatataattgaaattgaaacaacATATGTACGAAatgattcaaatatatatacgTATCTTGAAGCTTAATTAGTGTTAAAGAATCGTGGGAAATGAATGTCGGCGGATATATTCTATACTGATATTGATTTACCGTGAAGCAGAAGccacaaatatttgaaaaagacaaaaagtaaaattaaaaaaaggcaaGATTTCATAAAGCCGCTGCTGGGTTTCTAACAACACCCGCAGTACATGCCCGCATGTACTCGGTTTACCCGAAGCAGTCACAAGGTCGTACGTACCGAGTTTACCGGAAATTGCCAGTCCAATCACCTTCTTTCCCGGTTCCCTTTCCTTGAAATCGTCCACCATTTAGACCGCTCCAAACGGTTTCCCGGTTTTTCTTGTCAGCCAAGCACTTAATCGAGTGATTATGCCCATACCAATGCCATTTATGCCTCTGCCTCATATgaaatctaatttaattaattaaactaaagcAAATTGTGTTATGTtaattaatcttaattcattTGTTAATTAGCACAGTGTAAATACTGTTTGATTGAAAGTCTTGGTATGCATTAGCGGGCACATAGCCTCCACCACTACTGAGTCTATATATATCTTCTAAGTTTCATCTCATTTACTGCAAaccaaaattttctctcttgtTTTGATTGCTTATATTAGCTCTCTCCATCTTCTTTAGTTCACTTTGTTGTGTCAAAGAAACCATGCCAGAAGCTCCTCAAAACTTACTCGAGAGAGCTGAACATGATGGATTAGTTTCTGATAATAACAAGAAAGCATTGCAGTTTATTGAGAGCGTTACAAGTCAAGCTGATGAAGTGCAAGATCGTGTTCTAGCCGAAATCCTTTCTTGCAGTGCCAACGTTGAGTACTTACAACGATATGGCCTTAATGGGCATGTAGACAAAGGTACTTTCAAGAAAGTGATGCCTGTTATCACTTACGAGGATCTTAAGCCATATGTTGACCGTATTGCCAATGGAGATTGTTCTCCAATTTTGTGTTCACAGCCCATTTCAGAGTTCTTGACAAGGTGAGAGCCCTTATACATACCACTTTAATTTCTTCGAAAGAAAATATCGTttaacgaaaaaaaaaattgttaatatggggttatttaattgatttgaagCTCTGGAACATCCGGTGGAGAAAGAAAGCTGATGCCCACAATAGAAGAGGAGCTGGAGAGGAGATCGTTGCTTTACAGCCTTTTGATGCCTGTAGTGGACCAATTTGTGCCAGGTTTGGACAAAGGGAAGGCAATGTATTTTTTGTTCATAAAATCAGAAGCTAAAACCCCAGGAGGACTTGTGGCTCGTCCGGTCTTAACCAGCTACTACAAAAGCTCACTTTTTAAGGACCGGCCTTTTGATCCATACACCAATTACACTAGCCCAAATGAAACCATTCTCTGTCCAGACTCTTACCAAAGTATGTACTCTCAGATGCTCTGTGGCCTTTGTCAAAACCTTCAAGTTCTTCGTGTTGGTGCTGTTTTTGCTTCTGGCTTCATTCGAGCCATTAGGTTCCTTGAAAAGCACTGGCCTCTTCTTTGTAACGATATTCGAAAAGGAACGATAGACCCCAAAATCACTGACCCGTCTGTGAGAGAGGCTgtgttgaaaattttaaagccTAACACCCAGCTTGCTGATTTTATCGAGGCTGAATGTAGCAAAGAGTCATGGAAAGGGATCATAACTAGGTTATGGCCTAACACTAAGTATATTGATGTTATTGTGACAGGAACAATGTCTCAGTATATTCCAACTCTTGATTATTATAGCAATGGCCTTCCTCTTGTTTGCACAATGTATGCCTCTTCAGAGTGCTACTTTGGGCTAAACCTTAACCCTATGTGCAACCCCAGCGAAGTGTCCTATACTCTACTTCCCACCATGGCCTATTTTGAGTTCTTGCCAGTGAACAGGAAAAATGGGGAACCAAAATCGCTTAAAGAAGATCAGCAACAAGTGCTTGATCTCACTGATGTTGAATTGGGACAAGAATATGAGCTTGTGGTCACCACTTATGCCGGTAAGTTTCAACATACTTTACAGTAAAATTGTGACTTTACTAAGTAGCACAATTGTGgctttcaaataataattcataagaTTTATCCCTAAAAATATGTAATAGCACTTGAAAATATTTCCTAAATTTAACGTTTTTGATCATGTAGGTCTATATCGTTATCGAGTTGGAGACATACTGAAAGTGGCCGGATTCAAGAACAAGGCACCTCAATTCAACTTTGTGTGCCGAAAAAATGTTGCGTTGAGCATTGATTCTGATAAAACAGATGAAGTTGAGCTACAAAATGCAGTGAAGAATGCCGCTAACCATCTTTCGCCGTTTGATGCATCTCTCATAGAATACACAAGCTATGCGGACACATCAACCATCCCTGGCCGCTATGTGCTCTTTTGGGAAATTAGCCAAAGTGGTGCAACTCAAATTCCTCCTTCAGTCTTCGAGGATTGTTGCCTTTCCATTGAAGAATCACTCAACAGTGTTTATCGCCAAGGCAGGGTTTCCGATAAGTCAATTGGCCCTCTAGAGATCAAGCTCGTGGAGAGTGGGACATTTGACAAGCTCATGGACTATGCTCTTAGTCAAGGTGCATCAATAAATCAGTACAAGACACCACGGTGTGTGAAATATGCTCCCATAATTGAGCTTCTGAACTCAAAGGTTGTGTCGAATTACTTCAGTCCTAAATGCCCGAAATGGGTTCCTGGTCAAAAGCAATGGTGCACTGAGATCACTAAATAAAGAGAGTCGGAGCCTTTTTATCTGTTGTGCGTGTTAGGGTTTCTGTAAAACTACTGGAAATTGAACAGGAAACTGTGGTGTGATAAACTAAATAATAGTTTAATCCTTCTTTTGTTCCTCTCAATGTTGTTTAATCTCTCACATAAAAACAGTTTTTGTCCCAGTAATATCTTCTTCTACTTGtccatcatttttttccctgttCATGGTACTAAAAATCGAGAAATTTAGCTCCTTCTCGctgcttcatttttttcaaggGTTCCAGTGAAGCGATGTGGATTCTTCCACATTTGAATGCCTTGATCGATACGAAAAAGATGCGCTCAAGCACCCAACCTAGACCATACAAGGGGCTTGGGCTCGAAAGCCGGCCTAAGTCAACAAGCACCTCTCTTAGTAAGGTTGAACTAATGTGACattagaaaatttgatttcacATGAACTCTAAACCGTGAGAACTGAATGCATGTATATGATTTTAAACCTTAACCATTTTAGTACCTAATCAATTTTGTTCCTTTGATATTCTAAATTCTATTTGACACCTAACATGATCAACATCAATGAAGCAATTTGCACTTGTGGAGTATGACACAAATTAGTGAAAATAATCGTCGAAGAAAGTTGATTATCAGCCACCAAACaggttcaaaatgaaagaTTTGTGAGCTTGAAAcgttcaatttttaaaaaatttagcaaGTGGCTAGCTCGAGTACACTAATAAAGCATCTAAAGAAATTATCTAGTGGAAAGCAATCCTAGCGTTAGAAGAGGCCCAGGAGAAACCCATCATCTGTGACCTAACCTTCTGTCGGCGCAGAGAATCTCTGTAATTGCAGTGCCCCGTACAAAGAGTCATTTCTTGCAAGGCTTTTCCATGCTTGAGCAAAAACTTTGCTAGACTAACTTCATTTTCGCATTCTAAAAATCCATGGATCTCTACAACATTCAGGTTGTTTAAGAAGGGCTTCAAAGTTTGGCTTTGAGATTGCCAATATTGCTCTTCCTCAGAAGTGTACATGTCCCATAAGTCCCTATTCCATTGCTGAAAAAGGGAAACAGTGAAAACAACTGTTGAAATTAACACAAATCCGGTTATGTGTGAAATCTCACATTGAACAAATGAAGGGTACATTTTGGTACTTACTCGCCTTTGAATCTTGTAGTCGTTAATAATCTTGAGAATGAGGGTGTGAATTGATGGTGAGCTCCTGAACAGGCATGCTAATCCTTGtacattatgtttgttaaAACCGGTGTGCAGCTCCAGAGATTTTAGATTGTTAAATGTATGAAGATTCGTAAAATAATTCCTGTTAGATAGTATCTGCGGAACATGGTTCAATACAGAGTTAACTGAATTTTAAGTCACACTTCAATGCATACAGACAtatacaaaaattaagaatagaATGAAATGGTTCTTTGATTGACATTGATACCTTTTGATTACCtcaacattaaattaaatcaatgtCATGAATCTATTATAAATTACACCTATATGTGGATCAGTTAAGAACTCTAAGAGAATAAAGAAAGTACCTCGATGCAAGGGCTTTCAAGTGTTAAAGAACGAGCATGAGAGAGAcctgataaaaaatttgatacaCTCTGAAGTTTGGCCGAAGTTAAGTCTTCATGAAGTAAGATAAAACCTACTGAAGCCTCATGCAAAGAAGCTAAGTTCTCCAAAGAACTGCTGGCAGTAATAGCATTATATTCCCAATTCAATACCTTCAGTTTTGAGGCATCAATCTTGACCCAACTCTTATCACAATAAGCATCAAAACAACTGGCAACTCTCAATCTTTCTAGTTTTGTGCCAAAAATATCCAAGCCACACAACTGAATACAGTTATCTAGGGTTAAATCTTCTAGGGCTCGACAGCCAACCTTAAGTTGTTTCAACCCATAACAAGCATCAAGATCAAGTTTCTTTAAATGGGGAAACGATGAATCCGtaaacaaatccaaaagaCAAGGCTGGttgaataaaatcacaagGGAAAGTGACAATGTGTGTAGTGATCGAAACCCACCTGCTACTACTGATGAAGGAGGCAATCTAAATCCTCTATAACGCGATCTCAACTTGAATACACGTAAAGAATCACTCGTTATAACACACCGCGGCAGATTGAAGTAGTCATCTGTGGCAACCTCAATGTCAAGTTCTTCTACATTGTGTCGTATAGCACGACGGATCAAGCCATTGAGACACGAAAAACTCAAATGAGCACGAAAGCGAAGGACCCTTATGTAGGAATGCTTGTCACGAATGGACAACACCTgggaaatcaaatccatttcTTTAAGAGATATGAAACGTGGCCTCTTTGCCCCGCTGCTTGTGTTATACTTCCCGGAAGATATGGCTAGTGGGTTGATAGTGTTGAAGTCGAGGTCAGGGAAAGAGCACCAAAGGGATCGCCATCTTTTTGATAAGGTGCAGGTTTGTGCAATGGATTTGATGGGAAGAAGGAAGAGGATGTGATGAAGAATGGCGTCAGGGAGGTCACTGATTCGGTCGATGCCATTGTCACATTGATCGTTTTCTGAAAAGTAAAGTTTCCTTCGCTTTGCAGATCTTGTTTCCATTTGGATgttgataattctttttttgtgtgtttcaTTAGGTAGTGTTTGAGTTCAGTGTGTGTTGTGAGATGGTTGTTAGACTAGGGtttgaatgtttcaaaagagTGAAGTATGGCGAGAACGGGAACAGCGTCAGAGTTTGTTTGTAACTTAAAGAGCAAAATAATAGGTTCCCAATAAAACtagaaagcaaaataaaaaataattatgttttgcCAACTGACACACAATCCCAGCCCTCAAATCCTGCATCAGGAATCTGAAAAGAGAGGTTccattaataaattacattCACAGTTCCATCATCCATGCTTCTGATTGGTCTTGGGCCCTAAGTGAAAATATACAGAGAAAACAAgttcattataaaaatttgtagaCCACAACATCTTGTGTCAAGATGTTCCCATAACGGATCAAAACATGAGTTAAAAATTCCTTTAGACGGAGGAGTTATTTATGGCGCTGCATAtgccaataaaatttaccaatttgTTACAACAATCAACTTAAACAATCAATTAAGTGGAGTAGTATAATAACTGCTGTGTTCAGCCTGTTTCTGTAACCGTCCAAGTGACCCACTATTGTTTGAGAAAATTGTGGTATcacaaatcataatattttgatCTCTCTCGTATATGCATCAAGATACCGGGAATATTTACACATGCTCCCAGATTCTTTTTTGCTAGTTACTGTACTTACCAGTAATCtccaaaagaaagaacaaactCCATTTGCGCAATGATGAAAACTATTTGAATCTCCTACAACAATCGTCCTGTTGACAAGATTCGATAAATGCTGAGTTGCCGAATGACAGTTTACACATGCCCgcagattcttttttttccttactGCAGTTCCAGGAGGATTACTGATGAGCCCATAAGCAACCGCTATCCGCTCACTATGATTGCAAATTTTGTCTCCGCAGTTTCTTCATAATTCACATCATGTAGTACAGATTCCATATGGGGGACAAATCCAGCTTCCTTTTTCTGTCTAATGCGTCAACGTCCAAATGCTTGAAGCTTTTCATTGATCTCGATCCGGCTATACCCCAGGTCTTTTGTCAGTCTTTTCTCCCTCATCAATACCCCGTATCTTTGCAATACAATCCCACAAGCTAGCGAAAGCATAGAGATTTGACAGCTGAAGATAACCCCTATATTGTGTGGGTCCAATGAGAACAGACGGTCTGCAGCATATTCTCCCACTGCTGCATGGGGATCTTCCAAGCACTCAGAAGTGCGCGCCTCACAGATAACCGTGGTTCAATGGCATgttcataataaatttaaatgcatGGTTCGAATAGCCTGCACGAGCAAGAAGATCAACAACACGAGCATAATGCTGGTGGCGGGCTCAACTCCATGCTTTCTTATGTGGTGAAACAGTACCCATCCCTCTTCTCCAAGACCTGAATGATTGCACGCAGCAAGAACAAAGGTAGCATCGATCGGCTGAACACTAGCTTGTTTCATTGCTTGATAAAGAGTAATTGCTTCTGGTCCCGACCATGCAATCCATATCCCACAATCATGGCACTCCGCATGACAACATCTTTATCAAGTGTTCTATCGAAAAACATTGGAGCCAAATCTACACTTCCACATTTTGCATACATATCGATGAGGACCGTGTTAACAATAACATTATTTCTATATTCACTTTTGCCAATATAATAATCCATCCACTTAGCTAACGCAAGAGATCAACTTGTTCTCAAGTTAAGATAGCTGACAGTTGTAGAATCTGTTCCAATATTATTTAGAGATCATCTCACGGAATAGCTTCACAGCTTCCTCAGCATAACCATTCTTTGCATAACCAGAAATCATCGCATTCCGCAACGTCACATTTGGTTGATATCTACATCTGATCAAACAATGATCTCGCAACCATCACTTGCCCAAATTTTGCTTACACGGCTGTAAGTGAAATAAGCAAATCAGATTCAAGTTCAAGGCCCAACTTAATCATGAAACCATGAACAATTTTTCCTTGTTCCAAAAACTCCAAATCACAAGAGCAATCCAGTGCGGTTCCATATTCGTTTTCCTCATTTGACAATAAACCGTCAAAGCTGCCAAAGGCTGACCATTCTGTGCGTGACCAGAGATGATATAAGTCCAGGAAAACAATTGTTCTATCAAACAACCCATCAAAGAGATAACAGACTAAAAACCCGAGACTAAATATCTGACCATGTACTCGCGGACCCATCAAGAGCGAAGGCAAGGCCACGCAAGCTTTGAGCACAAGAGGAGGAGTACAGCCATTGGGGGCCACCCAAGCCACTTGCATTCTTGAATATGCTTCCAGCGCTTCAACAAACAAATTGTGTCTCGAATAACATATAATAACGGCATTCCACAAAAACACGTCCGGTCAGGAAATTCATCGAACATCTTCTTTGCAGAGCTAATTTCTCACTGAGTTAATCAAGAACCGGCTCTCCTGCAATCTGGAGACTAGCAAAAGGGCATGGATTTGACCCAAGTGCCTTTTGTGGGAGGAATTATCGATAAGAGCACCGTAGAAAGAATGAGGGTCGAAGCTATGGAGGTGGAAATTGTCATCGTCTGCGCACACAGGCGATGAGGAGGAAGAATAGGAGAACTGTTTGAGAAAGATGAACAGGAACGCGGGAAATTCAAATGTGGGTACCGTTGCGGAATCCAACGGTAAGATTTTTGCGGGAAGAGGATAGAGAGGAGAGAAAtacatttctctttttttttttttttttttgataaggaGGAAAGAAATACTTATTAGAGCATGCGGCGTCTGCATCGCCAGCATGCATCTGTGAGCAGTTTTAAGGTGGCTTTTGTTatgaattttgagattttgacCGC contains:
- the LOC102619459 gene encoding putative F-box/FBD/LRR-repeat protein At4g03220 gives rise to the protein METRSAKRRKLYFSENDQCDNGIDRISDLPDAILHHILFLLPIKSIAQTCTLSKRWRSLWCSFPDLDFNTINPLAISSGKYNTSSGAKRPRFISLKEMDLISQVLSIRDKHSYIRVLRFRAHLSFSCLNGLIRRAIRHNVEELDIEVATDDYFNLPRCVITSDSLRVFKLRSRYRGFRLPPSSVVAGGFRSLHTLSLSLVILFNQPCLLDLFTDSSFPHLKKLDLDACYGLKQLKVGCRALEDLTLDNCIQLCGLDIFGTKLERLRVASCFDAYCDKSWVKIDASKLKVLNWEYNAITASSSLENLASLHEASVGFILLHEDLTSAKLQSVSNFLSGLSHARSLTLESPCIEILSNRNYFTNLHTFNNLKSLELHTGFNKHNVQGLACLFRSSPSIHTLILKIINDYKIQRRQWNRDLWDMYTSEEEQYWQSQSQTLKPFLNNLNVVEIHGFLECENEVSLAKFLLKHGKALQEMTLCTGHCNYRDSLRRQKVRSQMMGFSWASSNARIAFH
- the LOC127900307 gene encoding pentatricopeptide repeat-containing protein At3g12770-like, producing the protein MQVAWVAPNGCTPPLVLKACVALPSLLMGPRVHGQIFSLGFLVCYLFDGLFDRTIVFLDLYHLWSRTEWSAFGSFDGLLSNEENEYGTALDCSCDLEFLEQGKIVHGFMIKLGLELESDLLISLTAVCRYQPNVTLRNAMISGYAKNGYAEEAVKLFPKWMDYYIGKSEYRNNVIVNTVLIDMYAKCGSVDLAPMFFDRTLDKDVVMRSAMIVGYGLHGRDQKQLLFIKQ
- the LOC102619770 gene encoding indole-3-acetic acid-amido synthetase GH3.6-like codes for the protein MPEAPQNLLERAEHDGLVSDNNKKALQFIESVTSQADEVQDRVLAEILSCSANVEYLQRYGLNGHVDKGTFKKVMPVITYEDLKPYVDRIANGDCSPILCSQPISEFLTSSGTSGGERKLMPTIEEELERRSLLYSLLMPVVDQFVPGLDKGKAMYFLFIKSEAKTPGGLVARPVLTSYYKSSLFKDRPFDPYTNYTSPNETILCPDSYQSMYSQMLCGLCQNLQVLRVGAVFASGFIRAIRFLEKHWPLLCNDIRKGTIDPKITDPSVREAVLKILKPNTQLADFIEAECSKESWKGIITRLWPNTKYIDVIVTGTMSQYIPTLDYYSNGLPLVCTMYASSECYFGLNLNPMCNPSEVSYTLLPTMAYFEFLPVNRKNGEPKSLKEDQQQVLDLTDVELGQEYELVVTTYAGLYRYRVGDILKVAGFKNKAPQFNFVCRKNVALSIDSDKTDEVELQNAVKNAANHLSPFDASLIEYTSYADTSTIPGRYVLFWEISQSGATQIPPSVFEDCCLSIEESLNSVYRQGRVSDKSIGPLEIKLVESGTFDKLMDYALSQGASINQYKTPRCVKYAPIIELLNSKVVSNYFSPKCPKWVPGQKQWCTEITK